The following are encoded in a window of Fulvia fulva chromosome 7, complete sequence genomic DNA:
- a CDS encoding putative pectinesterase A, protein MLCRQLERHKSEFQHIVVLLPSRSSWLSSIQVSYKPHLVTMLGKASLASGLLWTSVSLALSFNRTQCQYPTKDLLEGCPNGTLLVGANQTYTSVQSAVLSLPKNNASYTILVLPGDYTEQVNITRQGPVTILGQTYHPNNASANLVNIIWHNATGTATIGTYDNTYTSTLTVAPTLNSSLTGSGPTGNAVLAETPFGNENFRAYNLNFINDYLPYSAGPSLALSMSYSNAGFYYSQFLSYQDTVYVGKLGNAYMHECIIGGQTDFFYGFGTLWVENSNVLLRGCGGGITAWKGTNNTHENKYGVYIHDSQVIAANDTLDITHKCALGRPWNAQHRSIFSNSYLDDSILPAGYIEWSTTEPRVHFNTTMAEYHTYGPGFNATARAASNVTIELTTQQYEPYSTPEKVFQFPFTGTFGNTAWIDKDPLAC, encoded by the exons ATGCTATGTCGCCAGCTAGAGCGGCATAAAAGTGAGTTCCAGCATATAGTGGTACTGCTTCCTTCCCGCTCTTCTTGGCTCTCTTCAATACAGGTAAGCTATAAGCCTCATCTTGTCACAATGCTTGGGAAGGCGTCACTTGCGTCGGGTCTGCTATGGACATCAGTTTCGTTAGCACTCTCATTCAATCGTACGCAGTGCCAATACCCTACAAAAGACCTGCTCGAAGGCTGTCCCAATGGAACTCTGTTAGTTGGAGCAAACCAGACATATACAAGCGTACAGTCTGCAGTCCTGAGCTTGCCGAAGAACAACGCTAGCTACACCATCCTCGTTCTACCTGGCGACTACACCGAGCAAGTCAACATTACCCGCCAAGGACCAGTGACCATCCTAGGACAGACATACCACCCCAACAATGCATCTGCCAACCTTGTCAACATCATCTGGCATAACGCCACCGGTACAGCAACAATCGGAACGTACGACAATACATACACCAGCACCTTGACAGTCGCGCCAACTCTCAACTCCAGCTTGACAGGTTCTGGACCAACAGGTAATGCCGTGCTCGCAGAGACGCCGTTTGGCAACGAGAACTTCCGAGCTTACAACCTCAACTTCATCAACGATTATCTTCCATACTCCGCAGGACCGAGCTTGGCGCTAAGCATGAGCTATTCCAATGCAggcttctactatagccaGTTCTTGAGCTACCAGGATACG GTGTACGTAGGAAAGCTGGGCAATGCCTACATGCACGAGTGTATCATCGGCGGACAAACCGACTTCTTCT ACGGCTTCGGCACTCTCTGGGTCGAAAACTCGAACGTCCTCTTACGTGGCTGTGGCGGGGGTATCACAGCATGGAAG GGCACCAACAACACACACGAGAACAAATACGGCGTCTACATCCACGACAGCCAAGTCATCGCCGCCAACGATACGCTGGACATCACCCACAAATGCGCCCTTGGCAGGCCTTGGAACGCCCAACATCGAAGCATATTCTCCAACAGCTATCTGGATGATAGCATTCTTCCTGCGGGATACATTGAGTGGAGCACGACAGAACCTCGCGTGCACTTCA ACACGACCATGGCAGAATATCACACCTACGGCCCCGGCTTCAACGCAACCGCACGTGCAGCAAGCAATGTGACCATCGAGCTGACGACACAGCAGTACGAACCATACTCGACGCCAGAGAAAGTCTTTCAATTTCCCTTTACGGGAACTTTTGGCAATACTGCCTGGATCGATAAAGATCCGCTAGCCTGTTGA